One Nicotiana tomentosiformis chromosome 4, ASM39032v3, whole genome shotgun sequence genomic window carries:
- the LOC104095984 gene encoding uncharacterized protein, which yields MEKKQGFFSALKDEVVRGLSPGKSRGRSPSPSGSGLLRRRKGSHAPPPEVYISRSGSLRPCVETLSPLMEGPDPNGSEVGDSKSERWWMKGQLCRAPSVSTSGSGLQRSDLRLLLGVLGAPLAPVHVSNNDPLPHLSIKDTPIETSSAQYILQQYTAASGGQKLHNTIYNAYAMGKVRMLASDIETATKVIKSRNSTKTAESGGFVLWQMNPDMWYVELALGSSKVHAGCNGKLVWRHTPWLGAHAAKGPVRPLRRALQGLDPRTTANMFASAKCTGEKKINGEDCFILKLCADPHTLKARSEGPAEIIRHVLFGYFSQRTGLLVHLEDSHLTRIQTNGGDAVYWETTINSFLEDYRPVEGIMIAHSGRSVVTLFRFGETAMSHTKTRMEEAWTIEEVAFNVPGLSEECFIPPAELRFSSIGEACELSQGERVKTTVAAAAAAAYRAKVAALDKSRDGNVNNIVLKMNY from the exons ATGGAGAAGAAACAAGGGTTTTTCTCAGCACTGAAAGATGAGGTAGTTAGGGGATTATCACCGGGTAAGTCCAGAGGAAGAAGCCCATCACCTTCGGGTTCGGGTCTGCTCCGAAGACGTAAAGGAAGTCACGCGCCACCACCGGAAGTGTACATTTCAAGATCGGGTAGTCTGAGGCCATGTGTTGAGACATTGTCGCCGTTGATGGAGGGTCCGGATCCGAACGGGTCGGAGGTTGGGGACTCCAAGTCCGAGAGGTGGTGGATGAAAGGTCAGCTATGTCGGGCGCCTTCTGTTTCAACTTCCGGGTCGGGTTTACAACGGTCGGATCTGAGGTTGCTTCTTGGTGTCTTGGGTGCGCCGCTTGCCCCGGTACATGTTAGCAACAATGACCCTTTGCCTCATCTCAGCATCAAAGACACTCCCATT GAGACTTCATCTGCTCAGTATATATTGCAGCAGTATACTGCAGCGTCTGGAGGACAGAAACTTCACAACACGATTTATAATGCTTATGCGATGGGAAAGGTAAGGATGTTGGCATCAGATATTGAGACGGCAACGAAGGTAATAAAGAGCAGGAATTCAACTAAGACAGCTGAATCTGGGGGATTTGTCCTCTGGCAAATGAACCCGGACATGTGGTATGTGGAGCTTGCGCTTGGTAGCAGTAAGGTTCATGCTGGTTGCAATGGGAAACTTGTGTGGAGGCATACCCCTTGGCTCGGTGCACATGCTGCAAAAGGACCAGTTAGACCCTTGCGTCGTGCACTTCAG GGACTTGATCCAAGAACTACTGCAAACATGTTTGCTAGTGCAAAATGCACTGGGGAAAAAAAGATCAATGGTGAGGATTGCTTCATTCTTAAACTTTGTGCTGATCCACATACATTGAAAGCCAGGAGTGAAGGACCAGCAGAGATCATTAGGCATGTCCTATTTGGGTATTTTAGCCAGAGAACGGGGCTTCTTGTACACTTGGAAGACTCACATTTGACCCGAATCCAAACAAATGGGGGTGATGCCGTTTACTGGGAGACGACAATCAATTCATTCCTCGAGGATTACAGGCCTGTTGAGGGGATCATGATTGCTCACTCAGGGCGATCTGTTGTAACCCTTTTCCGATTTGGTGAAACAGCTATGAGTCACACCAAGACCAGGATGGAAGAAGCATGGACTATTGAGGAAGTGGCATTCAATGTTCCGGGTCTGTCAGAAGAGTGTTTCATTCCCCCCGCAGAGCTAAGATTTAGTTCAATTGGCGAAGCGTGTGAGCTTTCTCAGGGAGAAAGGGTAAAGACTACTGTGGCTGCCGCCGCTGCTGCAGCTTACCGAGCTAAGGTTGCTGCTCTGGATAAATCGCGTGACGGCAATGTCAATAACATTGTATTGAAGATGAATTATTAG
- the LOC138910405 gene encoding uncharacterized protein, which yields MDSGCSKHMTESTDDFLSLKALQCGSVSFGNGKKGNILGVGRVGKTLTLSIENVYYVNVLKYNLLSVFQIFDKGNKVEFLSKSCTITNFVTREVVLVAKKFKIIYVTDFESLNNGDLTCLGDVVDDAVESAQQRRKEIHFCHYR from the coding sequence ATGGATAGCGGCTGCTCTAAACATATGACCGAAAGTACTGATGATTTCCTTTCACTTAAAGCCCTACAATgtgggagtgtgtcctttggcaatggcaaaaagggaaacattctgggagttggaagagTTGGGAAGACACTCACTCTCTCAATTGAGAATGTGTATTATGTTAATGTCCTGAAATACAACCTGCTGAGTGTCTTTCAAATCTTcgacaaaggaaacaaagtggaGTTCTTATCAAAGTCTTGCACTATCACCAATTTTGTGACTCGTGAAGTGGTTCTGGTGgcgaaaaaattcaaaattatctaTGTTACTGACTTTGAGTCCTTAAACAATGGGGATCTTACATGTTTGGGTGATGTTGTTGATGATGCTGTTGAGAGTGCCCAGCAGAGGAGGAAAGAAATACATTTTTGTCATTATAGATGA